The following proteins come from a genomic window of Aspergillus oryzae RIB40 DNA, chromosome 4:
- a CDS encoding uncharacterized protein (predicted protein) → MQSTSPIPANDTEQLPETQAPPPTTEEASQRQAWSSEGYGLPPTSDKPPYGPVEPTPSRREPVARPLSKHATHLFTLSYLIFFAIFGTLARLGLQALTIYPGAPVVTGVLWANVGGSLLMGFFLEDKNLFREEWGDVNQNNSNGTGTDPSAESKRHKSVKKTIPLYIGLTTGFCGCFTSFSSFIRDIFLALSNDLSDPSTPNGGYSFMALVAVILTTVALSLGALIFGAHLALALDPLIPSFPFRFTRRFIDPLFIILGWGCWLGAVFLAIWPPDRHDNGPEFWRGRAVFAVVFAPLGCFLRYYVSLVLNTRLPAFPLGTFAVNIFGTIILAMCYDLQHVDGIGASSLGSGASSSILTSCQVLAGVMDGFCGSATTISTWVAELNGLSRRRHAYFYGIVNIGVALGFFVIITGSLRWTKGFVEPVCE, encoded by the coding sequence ATGCAATCCACAAGCCCCATACCTGCCAACGACACCGAACAGCTGCCTGAAACCCAAGCGCCACCTCCCACTACCGAGGAAGCTTCGCAGCGCCAAGCCTGGTCATCCGAAGGATATGGGCTGCCTCCCACCAGTGACAAGCCTCCTTACGGCCCCGTTGAACCAACGCCCTCACGAAGGGAACCTGTCGCAAGACCTCTCTCCAAACATGCTACGCACCTTTTCACGCTTTCATACTTGATATTCTTCGCCATTTTCGGCACTTTGGCGCGTCTTGGCCTCCAAGCCCTGACCATCTACCCGGGAGCGCCCGTGGTAACGGGCGTTCTCTGGGCCAACGTAGGAGGATCGCTACTAAtgggcttcttcctcgaagaCAAGAACCTCTTCCGCGAAGAATGGGGTGACGTGAACCAAAACAACAGCAATGGCACGGGGACCGACCCAAGCGCCGAATCGAAACGCCACAAGTCTGTTAAAAAGACAATCCCATTGTACATCGGCCTAACAACCGGATTCTGCGGCTgcttcacctccttctcgagcttcaTCCGTGACATCTTCCTCGCGCTATCCAATGACCTGTCGGACCCCTCAACCCCCAATGGCGGATACAGCTTCATGGCCCTGGTAGCCGTCATCCTGACCACAGTCGCGCTCAGTCTCGGCGCGCTCATCTTCGGCGCCCATCTCGCCCTCGCCCTCGATCCCTTAATCCCCTCGTTCCCCTTCCGCTTCACGCGTCGATTCATAGACccgctcttcatcatcctcggctGGGGATGCTGGCTGGGCGCCGTCTTCCTCGCAATATGGCCTCCGGATCGTCATGACAATGGACCAGAGTTCTGGCGTGGTCGCGCAGTGTTCGCAGTGGTTTTCGCGCCGCTTGGCTGCTTCCTGCGTTACTATGTTTCTTTAGTGTTGAATACCCGACTCCCCGCCTTCCCGCTGGGTACGTTCGCTGTGAACATCTTCGGAACCATCATCCTCGCTATGTGCTATGACTTGCAGCATGTCGATGGTATCGGGGCCTCCTCGCTTGGCTCTGGGGCTAGTTCGTCGATTCTCACGAGCTGCCAGGTGCTCGCCGGTGTTATGGATGGGTTCTGTGGCTCAGCAACCACAATTAGTACGTGGGTAGCTGAACTAAATGGGCTCAGTCGTCGACGACATGCCTATTTCTACGGGATTGTCAATATCGGGGTTGCGTTGGGATTTTTTGTAATCATTACGGGCTCCTTGAGGTGGACGAAGGGGTTCGTGGAACCCGTTTGTGAGTGA
- a CDS encoding uncharacterized protein (predicted protein), with protein MIGIALGSPRLVDPQNTFAQMQEKAMESARGRPKAAPQIQRKPSKWRKIGGLFKAKNAVASGASQPFYQVQVQGSQAPLAQGSSHSIDYQSREAKSNHVMDTEVWPCLEPEVKAEEKHQNASVAQVSAQDRQQCAVSKSGPLLQVDIPSVEMERYSVMFSALLNKNEPSPLNRRSKTLENISVTSTEVNHSTSPPIYITYKILNPHQTSPPPPDLLPPRRRATSPTRSNSPRLSLFPATQKSKASKMLGTQNLPRGPSPLPRNQVSRAESRQEDLSNEQDHILLMVRSDTISSHKPQDSVSSFISSTTINSDDEKFILQKLKPVQTYVDPKGEPEWEMISKRKPSADETKPQKLTPALSLNTQELSPEPKNSESTASSPILSPLAAVQQRFSPLSPSDSSKSTVSPAETIRMPLTNETKVEEDDKTTHEHEPTDPTPDEEPESETEQDHEEQEREPADPLPTIEISIARSVSVSKRKQVLVPVGRRPDRLTPRARTPQMVNGQYGHRHGNSQDARIESV; from the coding sequence ATGATCGGAATCGCTCTAGGTAGTCCCCGTTTGGTGGACCCACAGAACACTTTTGCGCAGATGCAGGAGAAAGCGATGGAGTCTGCGCGCGGACGCCCCAAAGCAGCCCCGCAGATACAGCGGAAGCCGAGCAAGTGGAGGAAAATCGGCGGATTGTTCAAGGCGAAGAATGCTGTTGCGTCGGGCGCGAGTCAGCCTTTTTAtcaggttcaggttcaggGTAGTCAGGCGCCTCTTGCGCAGGGTTCTTCGCATTCCATTGATTATCAGAGTCGCGAGGCGAAATCCAACCATGTCATGGATACGGAGGTATGGCCGTGTCTTGAGCCAGAGGTCAaagcagaagagaagcaCCAAAATGCCAGTGTCGCACAGGTGTCAGCTCAAGATAGACAACAGTGTGCGGTGTCGAAATCGGGACCTCTGCTGCAGGTCGATATCCCAAGTGTTGAGATGGAACGATACAGCGTGATGTTCAGCGCGCTACTCAACAAAAACGAACCTTCCCCGTTGAACAGACGCAGCAAAACCCTAGAAAACATTAGCGTTACCAGCACCGAGGTAAATCATTCAACATCTCCCCCGATATACATCACATATAAGATACTAAACCCACATCAGACATCACCCCCACCACCAGACTTGCTTCCGCCCCGACGAAGGGCCACCTCGCCAACACGCTCCAACTCCCCCAGACTCTCACTATTTCCGGCAACACAGAAGAGCAAAGCTTCCAAGATGCTAGGTACTCAGAACCTCCCACGGGGCCCCAGTCCCCTACCCCGAAACCAAGTATCCAGAGCCGAGTCGCGCCAGGAAGACTTGTCCAATGAACAAGATCACATTCTCCTCATGGTCCGCAGTGACACAATAAGCTCCCACAAACCTCAAGACTCAGTATCCTCGTTCATTTCAAGCACAACCATCAACTCAGACGACGAAAAATTCATTCTGCAAAAGCTCAAGCCAGTCCAAACCTACGTCGACCCCAAAGGCGAGCCTGAATGGGAGATGATCAGCAAGCGAAAACCATCTGCAGACGAAACAAAACCGCAGAAATTGACCCCAGCGCTTTCGCTCAACACCCAGGAACTATCGCCCGAGCCTAAGAACAGTGAGTCGACGGCATCGTCTCCGATCCTCTCACCTCTTGCCGCCGTTCAGCAAAGATTCTCTCCGTTGTCTCCCTCAGATAGTAGTAAATCTACCGTTTCACCAGCAGAAACCATCCGCATGCCTCTCACTAACGAAACtaaagtcgaagaagacgacAAGACGACACATGAGCATGAGCCCACAGACCCCACCCCGGACGAGGAACCAGAGTCAGAAACCGAACAGGATCACGAGGAACAAGAACGGGAGCCAGCTGATCCCCTCCCGACCATCGAGATCTCCATCGCAAGATCCGTCTCCGtctcaaagagaaagcaAGTCTTGGTACCGGTGGGACGGCGGCCTGATCGCCTCACTCCCAGGGCTAGAACTCCTCAGATGGTGAATGGGCAGTACGGTCATCGACACGGCAATTCTCAGGATGCTCGTATCGAAAGTGTATGA
- a CDS encoding C2H2-type zinc finger protein (predicted protein), whose protein sequence is MAPSASNTASNSPAKKTSAPEKKYKCQFCNRAFSRSEHRSRHERSHTKERPFKCLKCRSTFVRRDLLLRHDRTVHAKDGGIPLVSEGRRRGGAGVQKSSPAPAPPKPSITIDPATLEQIEASSDGMVDLETAAMLMTDFQHKAAAAATSQVNDRAESDRSFSPGRGPLLEPSVSYLSGNATLPQMPWDTLVSPVDTKHFMSQDSGSDSRTLSSSMDRHGPVGDALAPSLHSLVNSLPVSGNSTPNALSPYPSMTGPVSPVNYRKSPGPSQALTLPKAPQISNEIERNMIVERIRNADALGSLPDSFQLPSTAALNKYLSTYFNLYHHHLPFLHQESFKPTNTSPPLLLAVLSIGALYTFERQHAFMLHVGSKMLVTQFLQHKDNFDSRKCPLWAMQSSLLNMIFESWSGDPKGLEWTCSIKSLLANMVAGNRYQLKLRTEAREGAKPTREEWIEDESCRRTYYAVYIFFGMLTLTFNHTPAMSFDEFDNLELPSSESLWNLDVTDDEAWRRSLASTTTLTVREAHDCLFQGEQVRYSAFATRVLINALFLQVWNHKRSFEALQDVVTEYKLRLALETWENSLEVCEPETIVVPISTPQKGHPLIFNSMAVYRNTRARLEVDLKSIQEALRYHSSYEVAAAMTVAREKVKRSQEMNKVIQSCFECIEIAAIQGINWVAKTSATNWSVEHPLCGLDLMVILSLWLYRLEHDEEPATEAEMAIYNKVRNLFDDDAVDAFGKLSSTVARVWGNILDGVVVWGITKLMGESFKLHSQALVGYEDSLRVGKDQPIHPMPTKTLASVGTAY, encoded by the exons ATGGCTCCATCCGCATCGAACACGGCCAGCAACTCGCCGGCCAAAAAGACATCCGcaccagagaagaaatacaagTGCCAGTTTTGCAATCGCGCTTTTAGCAGAAGTGAACACCGCAGCAGACATGAACGTTCCC ACACAAAAGAGAGGCCCTTCAAGTGCCTAAAATGTCGGAGTACCTTTGTTCGCCGAgacctcctccttcgccatgACCGTACTGTTCACGCCAAGGATGGTGGGATCCCACTTGTTTCCGAGGGCCGCCGACGTGGCGGCGCAGGTGTTCAGAAGTCCTCCCCTGCACCTGCACCCCCCAAGCCTTCAATTACAATTGATCCTGCTACGTTGGAGCAAATTGAGGCAAGCAGTGATGGTATGGTCGATCTTGAAACTGCAGCCATGTTGATGACAGATTTCCAACATAAGGCCGCAGCCGCCGCTACCAGTCAGGTTAATGATCGTGCTGAATCGGATCGCTCTTTCTCCCCCGGACGCGGTCCGCTACTAGAACCATCTGTATCCTATTTGTCGGGCAACGCGACGTTGCCCCAAATGCCTTGGGACACCCTAGTCTCTCCCGTTGATACGAAACACTTTATGTCCCAAGACAGTGGCTCAGACTCGCGTACACTATCGTCGAGCATGGATCGGCATGGACCGGTTGGTGATGCGCTTGCACCTTCGCTTCACTCGCTTGTCAACTCGTTACCAGTGTCTGGAAATTCCACTCCCAACGCCTTGTCACCATATCCCTCGATGACAGGCCCTGTCAGCCCGGTGAACTACCGGAAGTCTCCTGGACCCAGCCAAGCACTGACACTGCCCAAGGCTCCTCAGATCTCAAATGAAATTGAGCGGAATATGATCGTAGAACGTATCAGGAATGCCGACGCCCTTGGATCGCTTCCCGATAGCTTCCAGCTTCCATCGACGGCCGCATTGAACAAGTATCTGTCGACGTATTTCAACTTGTATCACCATCATTTGCCCTTCTTGCACCAGGAGTCTTTCAAGCCTACAAACACCTCGCCTCCACTGTTGTTAGCCGTACTCTCTATTGGTGCTCTGTACACGTTTGAGCGCCAGCACGCATTCATGCTCCATGTTGGCTCGAAGATGCTGGTTACGCAATTCCTGCAACACAAGGACAACTTCGATTCGAGAAAATGCCCGTTGTGGGCTATGCAAAGCAGCCTGCTGAACATGATCTTTGAGAGTTGGAGCGGTGATCCGAAAGGCCTTGAATGGACATGCTCCATCAAGAGCTTGCTCGCTAACATGGTCGCTGGTAACCGCTATCAACTGAAGCTTCGTACCGAAGCTCGCGAGGGAGCCAAGCCCACCAGGGAAGAGTGGATTGAGGACGAGTCATGCCGTCGAACCTACTATGCCGTCTACATCTTTTTTGGCATGCTCACGCTGACCTTCAACCACACTCCCGCAATGAGCTTCGATGAATTCGATAACCTAGAGCTTCCATCGTCAGAATCGCTGTGGAACCTTGATGTCAcggatgatgaagcatgGCGCCGTAGCCTGGCTTCGACCACCACCCTCACAGTGCGTGAGGCCCACGACTGCCTCTTCCAAGGTGAACAAGTTCGTTACAGCGCTTTTGCGACTCGTGTCTTGATCAACGCTCTGTTCTTGCAGGTCTGGAACCACAAGCGTAGCTTCGAGGCTCTGCAAGATGTTGTGACCGAATACAAGCTCCGTCTCGCACTCGAAACATGGGAGAACTCTCTTGAGGTTTGTGAGCCAGAGACGATCGTGGTGCCTATTAGCACTCCTCAGAAGGGCCATCCATTGATCTTCAACTCTATGGCTGTTTATCGCAACACGCGCGCTCGGTTAGAGGTCGACCTCAAGTCGATCCAAGAGGCCTTGCGGTATCATTCGTCTTACGAAGTGGCCGCTGCAATGACAGTTGCTCGTGAGAAGGTGAAGCGCTCCCAGGAGATGAACAAGGTTATTCAGTCCTGCTTCGAATGCATCGAAATTGCTGCCATCCAAGGAATTAACTGGGTAGCGAAGACATCTGCCACCAACTGGAGTGTTGAGCATCCGCTCTGTGGCTTGGATCTGATGGTCATCTTGAGTCTCTGGCTCTATCGCCTGGAACATGACGAGGAGCCAGCGACTGAGGCTGAAATGGCCATCTACAACAAGGTGCGGAATTTGTTCGATGATGACGCCGTCGATGCCTTTGGTAAACTCAGCTCCACTGTGGCCCGTGTATGGGGTAACATCCTAGACGGAGTGGTAGTATGGGG AATTACCAAGCTCATGGGCGAATCGTTCAAGCTTCACTCGCAGGCCTTGGTTGGCTACGAAGACTCATTGCGCGTCGGCAAGGACCAACCTATCCACCCAATGCCAACGAAGACACTTGCTAGTGTAGGCACGGCGTACTAG
- a CDS encoding uracil phosphoribosyltransferase (armadillo/beta-Catenin/plakoglobin) produces the protein MSLPPNVHISSHPCLQAKISQLRSHKTSTRETRSLVHEITTILGVEAFSTVLKATKRGTDQTPLGIEYDTQDIEPANVAMVPILRSGLGMTEAINNLLPGPVPIYHLGLFREKFTLQPVEYYNNLPYQRQDGSDSNTAAADTAILLDPIVATGATAEAAIHLLREWGVKRVVMLSVLGSETGIRRAVDSWPEGVEFWTGAVDEKCNERGMIVPGLGDIGDRLFVAIGK, from the exons ATGTCTCTTCCCCCGAACGTCCATATCTCATCTCACCCGTGCCTACAAGCCAAGATATCCCAGTTACGGTCCCATAAAACTTCTACCCGCGAAACAAGGAGCCTTGTCCATGAGATCACGACCATTCTAGGCGTGGAGGCCTTCTCAACGGTATTGAAAGCTACAAAGCGGGGAACG GATCAAACCCCGTTAGGTATCGAATATGATACCCAAGATATTGAACCCGCCAATGTCGCAATGGTACCCATTCTTCGATCTGGATTGGGCATGACTGAGG CAATCAACAACCTGCTCCCAGGCCCGGTCCCTATCTACCATTTGGGTCTCTTCCGCGAGAAGTTCACCCTTCAGCCCGTCGAATACTACAATAACCTCCCCTACCAACGCCAGGATGGCTCTGACTCCAACACCGCCGCCGCAGACACAGCTATTCTTCTTGACCCCATCGTCGCCACAGGTGCCACGGCTGAAGCGGCGATTCACCTTCTGCGTGAGTGGGGAGTGAAGCGAGTGGTAATGCTCAGTGTACTGGGCTCCGAGACGGGTATTCGTCGGGCTGTAGACTCTTGGCCTGAGGGAGTCGAGTTCTGGACAGGGGCGGTGGACGAGAAATGCAATGAACGAGGCATGATTGTTCCTGGCTTAGGTGATATCGGCGATAGATTGTTCGTTGCCATTGGCAAGTAG
- a CDS encoding uncharacterized protein (predicted protein), with amino-acid sequence MVCNSVRWVPSAAQNHNSGTQNRCGAMNIKWLSFMIYLTYTKKHGTYGVAIDDNSNLAAYISTGPSSAAPPLAPPTRIEQLQMPRNCALADLICVFPPFISTSEILCTQTLFEYLFYYYFILV; translated from the exons ATGGTATGTAACTCTGTTCGATGGGTTCCATCGGCAG CGCAGAACCACAACTCTGGTACACAAAACCGCTGCGGGGCTATGAATATCAAGTGGCTTTCTTTTATGATCTATTTAACCTATACAAAGAAACATGGTACTTATGGAGTGGCAATTGATGATAATTCTAATCTTGCAGCTTATATATCGACAGG CCCCTCGTCAGCGGCCCCCCCCCTTGCCCCTCCAACAAGGATCGAACAGCTTCAAATGCCACGGAACTGTGCGCTTGCCGACCTGATTTGTGTGTTCCCTCCTTTCATTTCCACCAGCGAGATTCTTTGCACACAGACTCTTTTTGAatatctattttattattattttattcttgtcTAG